Proteins encoded in a region of the Elizabethkingia bruuniana genome:
- a CDS encoding YceI family protein yields MKKLFSILSFFIASTFIFAQTAWKADPAHSHVAFTVVHMGISDVSGIFKTFDLAVASQAKDFSDAKVNFSVDVNSIDTNVDARDKHLKSPDFFDATQFDKITFNSTSLKADKTNTYTLKGNLTMHGVTKPVTMTMVYRGELTDKKTGKVTKGLQVYGDVKRSDFGIGGKFPDAMLSDIVRIKADFEVKQ; encoded by the coding sequence ATGAAAAAGTTATTTTCAATTCTTAGTTTTTTTATAGCTAGCACATTCATTTTTGCTCAAACTGCATGGAAAGCTGATCCTGCACATTCACATGTTGCATTTACTGTAGTACACATGGGAATTTCAGATGTTTCCGGAATTTTCAAGACTTTTGATTTAGCTGTAGCATCACAAGCTAAAGACTTTAGTGATGCCAAAGTAAATTTTAGTGTAGATGTTAATTCCATAGACACCAATGTTGATGCCCGTGACAAGCATTTAAAAAGTCCTGACTTTTTCGATGCAACTCAGTTCGACAAAATTACGTTCAATAGTACTTCTCTAAAAGCGGATAAGACTAATACTTATACTCTTAAAGGAAACCTTACCATGCATGGTGTGACAAAACCTGTAACCATGACTATGGTATACCGTGGTGAACTTACAGACAAAAAGACAGGTAAAGTAACAAAAGGCTTACAAGTATATGGAGATGTGAAAAGGTCTGACTTTGGAATCGGTGGAAAATTCCCGGATGCCATGCTAAGTGACATTGTAAGAATAAAAGCTGACTTTGAAGTAAAACAATAA
- a CDS encoding outer membrane beta-barrel protein: MIKKIIIAGVLCLFSNSYFAQKTFKLNLPSKEDTAVSPIVKENIEQYARQINTIIQEEKVKMENEIKKVTLEAEKNGLSNQEIAEQKAKIADSYSEKIDKRINDLGFNVDEIIQKQVKYSLLNTDATSVKDLHQKLMYKFRAERSLTLYLSFGVMGLTNNLPNNDLDKNKAFSNNFEFGIKYNRQFSMTSPWGLVSGLGFSWRTLRLENDKFFAKDANNNIIIAQSDRDLQKSKLRTGYIMVPIGLQYNFSPLKNAGEDVRYRSYFKGFKVGAGLYGGIQMSTNNIVKGDGIKYRHREEFNVNPFVYGAQFYISYNKFNFFIKKDFSNYFKDQTFKDDKMIQFGILFDI, from the coding sequence ATGATAAAGAAAATTATTATAGCAGGAGTATTGTGTCTTTTTTCCAATTCTTATTTTGCACAAAAAACCTTTAAACTGAATTTGCCTTCTAAAGAAGATACTGCGGTAAGCCCTATTGTAAAGGAGAATATAGAGCAATATGCACGACAGATCAATACCATTATCCAGGAAGAAAAAGTAAAAATGGAGAATGAGATAAAAAAGGTAACTCTGGAAGCTGAAAAAAATGGTTTATCAAATCAGGAAATTGCAGAACAGAAAGCTAAAATAGCTGATTCATATTCTGAAAAGATTGACAAACGCATCAATGATTTAGGTTTTAATGTGGATGAAATTATCCAGAAGCAAGTAAAATATTCTTTACTGAATACTGATGCTACAAGCGTAAAGGACCTTCATCAGAAACTTATGTATAAATTCCGTGCCGAGCGAAGCCTTACTTTGTATCTTTCTTTTGGTGTAATGGGACTTACTAACAATCTTCCCAATAATGATCTCGATAAAAATAAAGCCTTTTCCAACAATTTTGAATTTGGTATAAAATACAACAGACAGTTTAGTATGACCAGCCCATGGGGACTTGTATCGGGGCTAGGGTTTTCATGGAGGACATTACGTCTGGAAAATGATAAATTCTTTGCAAAAGATGCCAACAATAATATTATTATAGCGCAAAGTGACAGGGATCTTCAGAAAAGTAAATTAAGAACCGGATACATTATGGTTCCGATTGGTTTACAATATAATTTTTCTCCGCTTAAAAATGCCGGTGAGGATGTAAGGTACCGCAGCTACTTTAAAGGATTCAAGGTAGGTGCAGGACTATATGGCGGTATCCAGATGTCTACCAATAATATTGTAAAAGGTGATGGTATAAAATACCGCCACCGAGAGGAGTTCAATGTGAATCCTTTTGTATACGGGGCACAATTTTATATTTCCTATAACAAGTTCAATTTCTTTATTAAAAAGGATTTTAGCAACTACTTCAAGGATCAGACTTTCAAAGATGATAAAATGATTCAGTTTGGCATTCTATTTGACATATAG
- a CDS encoding DUF7674 family protein, with amino-acid sequence MNHLEATQEITAIIPEIKNELSDQNTSGIIQIFTDRIREMIRKNENRLLFKSLEKMDHIYKKGDTALKNAVENIFIYSLDYLTASCNKEYRRVIFCNISPDLQKIYFRQIYKPGM; translated from the coding sequence ATGAATCATTTAGAAGCAACACAGGAAATCACAGCCATTATTCCGGAAATAAAAAATGAACTCTCCGATCAGAACACTTCTGGCATTATTCAGATATTCACAGACAGAATAAGAGAGATGATCCGTAAAAATGAAAACCGACTTTTATTCAAGAGCCTGGAGAAGATGGATCATATTTACAAAAAAGGAGATACAGCACTAAAAAATGCGGTGGAAAATATTTTTATTTATTCTCTGGATTATTTAACTGCTTCCTGCAACAAAGAATACAGAAGGGTAATTTTTTGCAATATTTCTCCGGATTTGCAAAAGATATACTTCCGGCAGATTTACAAACCGGGAATGTAA
- a CDS encoding DUF5606 domain-containing protein yields the protein MQLERIISISGKPGLFRLVSQLRTGFIVEDITTGKKANISNTSQVSLLDNISMFTFDSEVPLFEVFHNIAKKEDFKPTINHKSSADELKTFMAEVLPNYDVERVYESDIKKLVQWYNTLQKGGYITPESFVAPAAEETAEVSAEATEEVKEKKAPAKKAVKKEEAAEEEKPAKKTAKKKTEEE from the coding sequence ATGCAGTTAGAAAGAATCATCTCGATTTCGGGTAAACCGGGACTTTTTAGACTTGTTTCTCAGCTGAGAACAGGTTTTATTGTGGAAGATATCACAACAGGAAAAAAAGCTAACATTTCCAATACAAGCCAGGTAAGCCTTTTGGATAACATCTCTATGTTTACTTTTGATAGTGAAGTTCCTTTATTTGAAGTGTTCCATAATATTGCAAAAAAAGAAGATTTCAAACCAACCATCAACCACAAATCTTCAGCTGATGAGCTTAAAACATTTATGGCTGAAGTACTTCCTAACTATGATGTAGAAAGAGTTTATGAATCTGATATCAAAAAACTTGTACAATGGTATAATACACTTCAGAAAGGAGGATATATTACACCAGAAAGTTTTGTAGCTCCTGCTGCTGAAGAAACTGCTGAGGTTTCTGCTGAAGCTACTGAAGAGGTAAAAGAAAAGAAAGCTCCTGCTAAAAAAGCGGTTAAAAAAGAAGAAGCTGCCGAGGAAGAAAAGCCTGCTAAAAAAACAGCTAAAAAGAAAACTGAAGAGGAATAA
- a CDS encoding GNAT family N-acetyltransferase, which yields MKNTWINHPVILQGTNINLVPLEEKHLEELYTAAADKELWALIPTDCSERDTFYKTYEFAISERTAGNQYPFVIIHKDTNKIIGSTRLFEIYPADKKLEIGWTWITKDYWGTTINLECKLLLLTYCFETLKTNRVQLKTKDTNFRSRKAIEKIGGIFEGILRKDKIVSDGTTRNAAYYSILDDEWEQARTKIQKQIVEKSTNS from the coding sequence ATGAAAAATACCTGGATAAACCATCCTGTAATTCTACAGGGAACAAACATAAATCTGGTACCATTAGAAGAAAAACATCTTGAAGAATTATATACAGCAGCTGCCGATAAAGAACTCTGGGCACTTATTCCGACAGATTGCTCAGAAAGAGATACTTTTTATAAAACTTATGAATTTGCTATCAGTGAAAGAACTGCCGGTAACCAATATCCTTTTGTCATAATACATAAGGATACAAATAAAATAATCGGCTCTACCCGGCTTTTTGAAATTTATCCGGCTGACAAAAAACTTGAGATTGGCTGGACCTGGATTACAAAAGATTATTGGGGAACAACAATAAATCTGGAGTGTAAACTATTATTACTAACCTACTGCTTCGAAACTCTAAAGACAAACAGGGTACAACTGAAGACCAAGGACACCAACTTCCGGTCGAGAAAAGCTATTGAAAAAATAGGTGGAATATTTGAAGGTATTCTGAGAAAGGATAAAATAGTAAGCGACGGAACAACAAGAAATGCAGCCTATTATAGTATATTAGATGATGAATGGGAGCAAGCAAGAACAAAAATACAAAAGCAGATTGTGGAAAAGAGCACTAATAGCTGA
- a CDS encoding serine hydrolase — MKNKFSLFFFMASVAFINAQVPDAKLDELVKNTLKTFDVPGMSVGIVKDGKLIYAKGFGVRSLNTKAAMDENTLVGIASNSKGFTATALAILADEGKLNWNDKVTKFIPEFRMYDPYVSQEVTVKDLITHRAGLGLGQGDLMFFPEGGNLTVNDIVHNVRYLKPSNPFRTKLDYNNIMFIVAGEVIHRVSGLSWADFIEQRIMKPVGMSSSFGSYNRAKTVMNKIDAHAPVNGKAVAVPHDWNETANAAGGIMSNIPDMTTWANFLINGFVTKDGKRLVSEKNAHELWSLQIPESIAVKNPYDSNFYGYGMGWFLSDVKGHLQVQHTGGLIGTVTQFTLIPDLKLGIVVLTNQQSGAAFNTITNTVKDSYLGVQGRDWLKNYGDRMAKVNANYDKEKSDVYTKVEAAQKNIQQLAKPEQFTGTYNDVWFGDVVVKQEGKKYFISCVNSPRLKGELLPYSYNTFVAKWDDRSYDADAFVIFNFDETGKAQSAKLKPISGVTDFSFDFEDLDLKRK, encoded by the coding sequence ATGAAAAATAAATTCTCTTTGTTCTTTTTTATGGCATCTGTTGCTTTTATCAATGCACAGGTGCCAGATGCAAAACTCGATGAATTGGTAAAGAATACACTGAAGACTTTTGATGTACCCGGAATGTCTGTAGGTATTGTAAAAGATGGTAAACTAATCTATGCAAAAGGATTCGGGGTAAGATCTCTGAATACAAAGGCTGCTATGGACGAGAATACACTTGTCGGAATAGCTTCTAATTCCAAAGGTTTTACTGCAACAGCATTGGCAATATTGGCAGATGAAGGGAAACTAAATTGGAATGACAAAGTGACCAAATTTATTCCGGAATTCAGAATGTATGATCCTTATGTTTCCCAGGAAGTGACTGTAAAAGATCTTATCACCCATCGTGCCGGTTTAGGTTTGGGGCAGGGAGATTTAATGTTCTTTCCGGAGGGTGGAAATCTTACCGTAAATGATATTGTACATAACGTACGTTACCTAAAGCCATCAAATCCTTTCAGAACCAAACTGGATTATAACAATATCATGTTTATTGTAGCGGGGGAAGTTATCCACAGAGTTTCAGGACTAAGCTGGGCAGACTTTATTGAACAGAGAATTATGAAGCCTGTAGGGATGTCAAGTAGTTTTGGATCTTATAACAGAGCAAAAACGGTAATGAATAAAATTGATGCACATGCTCCTGTAAATGGTAAAGCTGTAGCTGTTCCGCATGACTGGAATGAAACAGCAAATGCGGCAGGCGGAATTATGAGCAATATTCCGGATATGACAACATGGGCCAACTTCTTAATCAATGGTTTTGTAACTAAAGACGGGAAACGCCTGGTTTCCGAAAAGAATGCACACGAATTATGGAGCTTACAAATACCAGAAAGCATAGCGGTTAAAAATCCATATGATTCTAATTTTTACGGATACGGAATGGGATGGTTCCTTAGTGATGTAAAAGGACATCTTCAGGTTCAGCATACAGGCGGGCTTATTGGTACTGTTACCCAATTCACTTTGATTCCGGATCTTAAATTAGGAATAGTTGTATTGACCAATCAGCAATCGGGAGCTGCATTTAATACAATTACCAATACAGTTAAAGATTCTTATCTTGGAGTTCAGGGCAGAGACTGGCTGAAAAATTATGGTGACCGTATGGCAAAAGTGAATGCTAATTATGATAAAGAAAAAAGCGATGTGTATACAAAAGTAGAAGCTGCACAGAAAAATATTCAGCAGTTAGCAAAACCGGAACAATTCACAGGAACATATAACGATGTTTGGTTTGGTGATGTAGTTGTGAAGCAGGAAGGAAAGAAGTATTTTATATCCTGTGTAAACTCTCCGAGATTAAAAGGTGAGTTATTGCCTTATTCTTATAATACGTTTGTGGCAAAATGGGATGACAGAAGCTACGATGCGGATGCTTTTGTAATCTTTAATTTTGATGAAACAGGAAAGGCACAGTCTGCAAAACTAAAACCTATTTCGGGAGTAACTGACTTTAGCTTTGATTTTGAAGATCTGGATCTGAAAAGAAAGTAA
- a CDS encoding SixA phosphatase family protein codes for MKKLILVRHAKSDWPEGIDDFNRPLAERGKEDAPRMAEFLNEKGIDIDALISSPANRAYSTCLFFHKTYKNAEMSTASALYNARENDFVSVINQIDDVHNSVALFSHNNGISNFTNLFSGNDIISFPTCGVAGIEIDIDSWSHFDEEKCQLKYFYSPKELD; via the coding sequence ATGAAGAAATTAATTTTGGTTCGTCATGCAAAAAGTGACTGGCCCGAGGGTATAGACGATTTCAACAGGCCCCTCGCAGAACGCGGAAAAGAAGATGCTCCGAGGATGGCTGAGTTTCTCAACGAGAAAGGAATAGATATCGATGCGCTAATATCCAGTCCTGCAAACAGAGCTTACAGTACATGTCTTTTTTTCCATAAGACTTACAAAAATGCAGAAATGAGTACTGCATCGGCGCTTTATAATGCCCGTGAAAATGACTTTGTCTCCGTCATCAATCAAATTGACGATGTACACAACAGTGTAGCCCTTTTCTCTCACAATAACGGAATTTCTAATTTTACTAATCTTTTTTCCGGCAACGATATCATTAGTTTTCCAACATGTGGGGTTGCTGGTATCGAAATAGACATTGATTCCTGGAGCCATTTCGACGAAGAGAAATGCCAGCTAAAATATTTCTACAGTCCAAAAGAACTGGATTAA
- a CDS encoding DUF7674 family protein translates to MMNDKMQTINKKIATEYLKISYPSIRNEITQLSAQNNFAGIMQAVINHLKLLLQEAKINMISYHIKSMEWLYRNGNNYIKYIIESLFVRSFESMKRISEDQHWDKLYEYMPVRFQEIYLEQIRKDEIIIQKK, encoded by the coding sequence ATGATGAACGACAAAATGCAAACGATCAATAAGAAAATAGCTACAGAATATTTAAAAATATCTTATCCTTCCATTCGGAACGAAATTACCCAGTTATCTGCTCAAAATAATTTTGCAGGTATTATGCAGGCAGTTATCAATCACCTGAAACTTCTTTTACAGGAAGCTAAAATCAATATGATTTCCTACCATATAAAATCTATGGAATGGCTTTACAGAAACGGAAATAATTATATAAAATATATTATTGAAAGTCTTTTTGTGAGATCATTTGAGAGTATGAAAAGAATATCGGAAGATCAGCACTGGGACAAGCTGTACGAATACATGCCGGTAAGATTTCAGGAAATATATCTGGAACAAATCCGAAAAGATGAAATTATCATTCAGAAAAAATAA
- the ruvX gene encoding Holliday junction resolvase RuvX, with translation MGQIMAVDYGKARTGLAVTDDMQIIASALQTVETPKLMDFLETYFQQNKVDEIVVGLPTDLKGNMSEIETEIQKFLEQFQITFPQIKINRFDERFTSKMASFFISQSGKSKKERQQKGLIDKISATLILQNFLETR, from the coding sequence ATGGGACAAATAATGGCTGTTGATTATGGAAAAGCCCGTACAGGATTAGCTGTAACGGATGATATGCAGATTATAGCTTCAGCACTACAAACGGTTGAAACACCGAAGCTCATGGATTTTCTGGAAACTTATTTTCAGCAAAATAAAGTGGATGAGATTGTAGTAGGACTTCCTACAGATTTAAAAGGCAACATGTCGGAGATAGAAACCGAAATTCAGAAATTTCTGGAACAGTTTCAGATAACGTTTCCGCAGATAAAAATTAACCGCTTCGATGAGAGATTTACCAGTAAAATGGCTTCTTTCTTTATTAGTCAGAGTGGTAAAAGCAAAAAAGAAAGACAACAGAAAGGTTTAATCGATAAAATAAGTGCAACACTTATTTTACAGAATTTTTTAGAGACAAGATGA
- a CDS encoding malate dehydrogenase translates to MKVTVVGAGAVGASCAEYIAMKNFAAEVVLVDIKEGFAEGKAMDLMQTASLNGFDTKITGTTNDYTKTAGSKVAVITSGIPRKPGMTREELIGINAGIVKEVAQNILKHSPEAIIIVVSNPMDTMAYLVHKVTGLPKNRIIGMGGALDSARFKYRLAEALECPISDVDGMVIAAHSDTGMLPLTRMATRNGVPVTAFLNEEKIQYVTEETKVGGATLTKLLGTSAWYAPGAAVSVMVQSILNDQKKMIPCSVLLEGEYGQQDICLGVPCIIGKDGIESIVTLDLNDAEKEKFQTAAAAVRDVNGDLKL, encoded by the coding sequence ATGAAAGTAACCGTAGTTGGAGCAGGAGCCGTTGGAGCAAGCTGTGCAGAATATATAGCCATGAAAAACTTTGCTGCCGAAGTAGTTTTGGTAGACATCAAAGAGGGATTTGCAGAAGGAAAGGCTATGGACCTAATGCAGACGGCTTCCTTAAATGGTTTTGATACCAAAATTACAGGAACAACAAACGATTATACAAAAACAGCAGGTTCTAAAGTAGCTGTTATAACTTCAGGAATTCCAAGAAAGCCAGGAATGACCCGTGAAGAGCTTATCGGGATTAATGCAGGAATTGTAAAAGAAGTTGCACAAAATATATTAAAACATTCACCAGAAGCTATTATCATTGTAGTAAGTAATCCTATGGATACAATGGCATATCTGGTACATAAAGTAACTGGTTTACCAAAAAACAGAATTATTGGTATGGGCGGTGCGTTGGATAGTGCTCGTTTTAAATACAGGCTGGCAGAAGCTTTGGAATGCCCGATTTCGGATGTAGACGGAATGGTTATCGCTGCACACAGCGATACAGGAATGCTTCCTTTAACACGTATGGCTACAAGAAACGGGGTTCCGGTAACAGCATTTCTGAATGAAGAAAAGATCCAGTATGTTACTGAAGAAACAAAAGTTGGTGGTGCTACCCTGACTAAATTGTTGGGAACTTCTGCATGGTATGCTCCGGGGGCAGCAGTATCGGTAATGGTACAGTCTATCCTGAATGATCAGAAAAAGATGATTCCGTGTTCCGTACTTTTAGAAGGAGAATATGGACAGCAAGATATCTGTTTGGGTGTTCCGTGTATTATTGGTAAAGACGGAATCGAAAGTATTGTCACCTTAGATCTGAATGATGCTGAGAAAGAAAAATTCCAGACTGCCGCTGCAGCAGTGAGAGATGTAAATGGTGATCTGAAACTGTAA
- a CDS encoding RNA polymerase sigma factor: protein MRILSKHKDDLVTLLKKHDPVAQRRFYEQQSPKLLSVSRTYIRDIYHAEDCLIKAFCKIFKNIESFRNDGSINAWARRIVVNECLSFLKSQKTIFYLDENQIADAADDHEEVNIYEDFNVQELLDQLPENYRLVFNLYVLESYPHQEIAEMLNISVSTSKTQLFRAKAKLKEIFIQQKLIRNEIR, encoded by the coding sequence GTGAGAATATTATCTAAACATAAAGATGACCTCGTAACGTTGCTAAAAAAGCACGATCCGGTAGCGCAGCGAAGGTTTTATGAACAACAGTCACCAAAGCTGCTAAGTGTAAGCCGTACCTATATAAGGGATATCTACCATGCCGAAGATTGTCTGATAAAAGCTTTCTGTAAGATTTTTAAAAATATCGAAAGCTTCCGGAATGATGGCAGCATAAACGCCTGGGCGCGACGTATTGTCGTAAATGAATGCCTAAGCTTTTTAAAGTCACAAAAAACGATTTTTTATCTGGATGAAAACCAGATAGCCGATGCAGCAGATGATCATGAAGAAGTTAATATCTATGAAGATTTCAATGTACAGGAACTATTGGATCAGTTACCTGAAAATTACAGACTTGTTTTTAATCTCTATGTTCTGGAAAGTTATCCACATCAGGAGATCGCAGAAATGCTAAACATCTCTGTATCGACAAGCAAAACACAGCTTTTCCGTGCAAAAGCAAAACTGAAAGAAATATTTATACAACAAAAATTAATTAGAAATGAAATCCGATAA
- the def gene encoding peptide deformylase has product MILPIRAYGDPVLRKKAHDITKDYPELNQLIDNMFETMYQAHGIGLAAPQIGLDVRLFVIDVRPLAEDEDFLDIREELKDFRKVFINAKILEYDGEPWKFNEGCLSIPDVREDVSRPETITMEYYDENFVKHTETFSDIRARVIQHEYDHIDGVLFTDKLSALKKKIIKGKLTKITAGDVSVDYKMRFPK; this is encoded by the coding sequence ATGATATTACCAATTCGCGCCTATGGCGATCCTGTTTTAAGGAAAAAAGCACACGATATTACAAAGGATTACCCGGAACTAAACCAGTTAATCGATAATATGTTCGAAACGATGTACCAAGCGCATGGCATAGGACTTGCAGCTCCACAGATCGGATTAGATGTTCGTTTATTTGTAATCGATGTTCGTCCTTTAGCAGAAGATGAAGATTTTCTGGATATTCGTGAAGAATTAAAAGATTTTAGAAAAGTATTTATCAATGCAAAAATATTAGAATACGACGGAGAGCCTTGGAAATTTAACGAAGGTTGTCTTAGTATTCCGGATGTTCGGGAAGATGTAAGCAGACCAGAAACCATCACAATGGAATATTATGATGAAAATTTTGTGAAACATACCGAAACTTTTTCGGATATTCGTGCCCGCGTAATTCAACATGAATATGATCATATTGACGGAGTTTTATTTACGGATAAACTAAGCGCACTAAAAAAGAAAATAATAAAAGGGAAGCTAACCAAGATTACTGCAGGTGATGTATCTGTAGATTATAAGATGAGGTTTCCTAAATAA
- a CDS encoding nucleoid-associated protein, whose translation MNEDNIRRLEHISVHYVRNKMNGEGMVLSESELELEPDMTILLKDFFLTPFKSDVYYQFYDEDALENNAVFSIASKIFEKPEFCHEESKNLAEHLHNKTLHSNIKDGEFYVTYFRDYVVEGKIVDAIGLFKTENKETFLKVLPEDEGFQIQKDQGINLRKLDKGCLIFNTEQEDGYMVSVIDTTKAGVEARYWVDDFLQLQQRKDEYFNTEHTLSMYKSYVTEQLPQEYEVSRVDQADYLNKSINFFKDKEEFEIEEFKKQVLVHPEVIESFDEYKKQFEEERDIKLEDSFTIATGAVKKQQRHFKSVIKLDKNFHIYVHGDRQKLETGEDDKGKYYRLYFEEEQ comes from the coding sequence ATGAACGAAGATAATATCCGCAGACTGGAACATATTTCTGTACATTATGTACGTAATAAAATGAATGGAGAAGGGATGGTTCTGTCAGAAAGTGAACTGGAACTGGAACCTGACATGACAATTTTGCTGAAAGATTTTTTCCTTACGCCATTTAAGTCGGATGTATATTACCAATTTTATGATGAAGATGCATTAGAGAACAATGCAGTATTTTCAATAGCCAGTAAAATCTTCGAAAAACCTGAGTTTTGCCATGAGGAATCCAAAAATCTGGCAGAACATCTTCATAATAAAACCCTGCATAGTAATATTAAAGATGGTGAGTTTTATGTCACTTATTTCAGAGACTATGTTGTAGAAGGTAAAATTGTAGATGCTATTGGTCTATTTAAAACCGAAAATAAAGAAACTTTCCTGAAAGTACTTCCTGAAGATGAAGGTTTCCAAATTCAGAAAGACCAGGGGATTAACCTGAGAAAACTGGATAAAGGTTGTCTTATTTTCAATACCGAGCAGGAAGATGGCTATATGGTTTCTGTAATCGATACCACCAAAGCCGGAGTAGAAGCCCGTTATTGGGTAGACGATTTTTTACAGCTTCAGCAGCGTAAAGATGAGTATTTCAATACTGAGCATACATTGTCTATGTACAAAAGTTATGTTACAGAACAATTACCACAGGAATATGAGGTGAGCAGAGTAGATCAGGCCGATTATCTGAATAAATCGATCAACTTCTTTAAAGATAAAGAAGAATTTGAGATTGAAGAATTTAAAAAACAGGTTTTGGTACATCCGGAGGTTATTGAAAGCTTCGACGAATATAAAAAACAGTTTGAAGAAGAAAGAGATATAAAACTGGAAGATAGCTTTACAATTGCTACAGGTGCTGTAAAGAAACAACAAAGACACTTTAAAAGTGTGATAAAGCTTGATAAGAATTTCCATATCTATGTTCATGGAGATCGCCAGAAGCTAGAGACGGGGGAGGATGATAAAGGAAAATATTACCGTTTGTATTTCGAAGAAGAACAATAA
- the pyrF gene encoding orotidine-5'-phosphate decarboxylase codes for METKRAFFLEAYKLGIIKFGRFTLKSGIESPFYVDLRPLASDPKILKHLSNYLLEMLPLDNFDLICGVPYAALPMATAMSLESYIPLIIKRKEAKAYGTKKLIEGIFQKGQNCLLVEDVITSGKSLLETIDEVENEGLNVSDIVVVLDRQQGGREKLQEKGYNVHTLFTISEVVEILKEENQLTDDEVERINDFLNGNTVTFEEKKKVRYEEKLKNIDHPVATKLLETALQKRSNLIASADVITTQELLDFADVVGPHIAALKTHIDIISDFDYDKTIIPLIDIATKHNFLLMEDRKFGDIGNTQELQFSHGVYKIANWADMVTAHAIGGSKALEGFHNAGIITILGMSSKGTLTDSHYREEAMKIIINEPNVMGCVAQNQIQDDLLLFTPGVNISVEGDSKGQQYNTPEHVFKNLHTDFIIVGRGIYKADDVEQAALTYRTRGWQAYEAAIS; via the coding sequence ATGGAAACTAAAAGAGCATTTTTTCTTGAGGCCTACAAACTAGGCATTATTAAATTCGGAAGATTCACCCTGAAAAGTGGCATTGAAAGCCCGTTCTATGTAGATCTTCGTCCTTTGGCATCCGATCCGAAAATCCTAAAGCATCTTTCTAACTATCTTCTGGAAATGCTTCCTTTGGATAATTTTGATCTGATCTGCGGTGTACCTTATGCAGCTCTTCCTATGGCGACAGCAATGTCATTAGAAAGTTATATCCCTTTAATTATTAAAAGAAAAGAGGCTAAAGCTTACGGTACTAAAAAGCTAATTGAAGGTATCTTCCAAAAAGGACAAAACTGTCTTTTGGTGGAAGATGTTATCACTTCCGGAAAATCTCTTTTAGAAACTATTGATGAGGTAGAAAATGAAGGTTTAAATGTATCCGACATTGTAGTTGTATTAGACAGACAGCAGGGAGGACGCGAAAAGTTACAGGAAAAAGGCTATAACGTACACACGCTATTCACAATCTCTGAAGTTGTTGAAATCCTTAAAGAGGAAAATCAGCTGACTGATGATGAAGTAGAAAGAATCAATGATTTTTTAAACGGAAACACTGTTACTTTTGAAGAAAAGAAAAAAGTTCGTTACGAGGAGAAGCTTAAAAATATAGACCATCCTGTAGCAACAAAATTATTAGAAACAGCGTTACAGAAGCGCAGTAATCTTATTGCATCTGCTGACGTAATCACAACACAAGAGCTGTTGGACTTTGCTGACGTTGTAGGTCCACATATTGCAGCATTAAAAACACATATCGATATTATTTCAGATTTCGATTATGATAAAACTATTATTCCGTTAATAGACATTGCAACTAAACACAATTTCTTACTAATGGAAGACCGTAAATTCGGAGATATTGGAAATACTCAGGAATTACAGTTTTCACATGGTGTATATAAGATTGCAAACTGGGCGGATATGGTTACAGCACATGCTATCGGAGGCAGTAAGGCTCTGGAAGGTTTCCACAATGCAGGTATTATTACAATTTTGGGAATGTCTTCTAAAGGAACTCTTACTGATTCACATTACCGTGAAGAGGCTATGAAAATCATTATTAACGAACCAAATGTTATGGGTTGTGTAGCGCAAAACCAGATTCAGGATGACTTGTTATTGTTTACCCCTGGTGTTAATATCTCTGTGGAAGGAGACAGCAAAGGACAGCAATACAACACGCCAGAACATGTATTCAAAAACCTGCATACCGATTTCATTATTGTAGGTCGTGGTATTTATAAAGCTGACGATGTAGAGCAAGCTGCACTAACCTACAGAACAAGAGGATGGCAGGCTTATGAAGCTGCAATTTCATAG